The genomic interval TTAGCAAAAAATTGTGAAGATCACACATGAGAAAGGATATATAATATGATGCAACTGTACTGCAACGGAAATGGTGAGCATATAGATCAATGGAGTTCACAAGTCGCTTCAGCTTATCACTATACGGTACTGTAGTACGTActccaaaagaaagaaagttcAGCCGAATATTGCATTGTGATCATCCCAGGTAGGCGGTAGGCTATCAACTAATTTATATAATGAAGCAGATATCCACAAGAGTAAAAAggaagataataaaataaactacTAATGATGTAACTAGATAACTTTACAAAATGATGGAGACATAGAAGTAATACAAAAACGATTATAGCATTATGTTTATATATCTGCTCAAAACCAACATAAAACGTCATCAACAAAGTACCCAACCATGTTAAGAAAAACTTAATTCAAAGTACAAGCGCCTGAAAAATTCTGAACACGTACAGATAATATCAACGCATGTTCGATTAAAAACTGTACCTCTGAAGAAGGATATGGTCGCGGGAGTAATAGTACTGACCCTTGAATCAGGTACACCATCTTTCTTCAGataatttcttgacttcaatgcAGGATTGCTATCAATGATGCCAACCCTCAGATGTTTAGTCAATGGCATATTGGCTGCATGTGGATAAATAAGCATGTGAAAAACTTGATCCTTTTGTAAAATGACAGGTGTTTCTGATTTGAAACATTCAATCGTCATTTTCACATGTCTGAGGTGCGATTcaactatagcatgaaaagctACTCATACCAAtaccaatgaaaaaaaataatcattaaTAGCACTTAAAATTGCACTAATAGGTCGGTGAGGATCCTTGAGAACTATTTTCATCTGGGTTAAAAACTTTTTTCTAGACAATATCATAGCCTACAACAATAAGGGAGAAGTCTTCTTTACAGCCGAAAACGACTGACAGTAAGCAGAGCCAACAAAAAACAAGGAAGTACAGCATGAACAGAAAATACCTACACAATGCACAAGCAACAGCCAATCCCACCATGCCTCCACCAACGATAGCAATGTCGAGCTCGTCGGGTCTAGCTTTCACACCATCAATATTCTCTGTGTGATCCTACAAGTTTACAGTCAGAGTCAGCACCAGTATACGCTTGTTCCACGTCAACTCCTCAGTTCAGTTCCACACAGAGCAGTTCACAACACCCTAAACAACAAAATCGGCACACTCCAGTGGTGAAAGGTACCTGCGAGCTGGGCACCCCGGCGGCCGCATCCTGGAGAGAAGGCGGCGCGTCGCAGAAGGCCCTGACCAGCGGCCGGATCCGACTCGCCGCCGGGAAGCATCTGGTTTGGAGGGGGGGAGAGGGAAAACCAACGGAATGAGTAAGGAATAATCCAGGTTTAAGCGCAACGAGCAGGggacgggggaggaggaggcaggtAGGCTCAATCGGAGAGATCGCGCGGCGCACCTTCCTCTGGAGAGCATGCCGGAgagggcggggcggcggcggcgtcgtcgtcggcgacggcggagagctCCCGTCCGGTGCTAAAACCTGTGTGCCGTCGCCGGGTTTGGTTTGTGAGTTTGTGGCCGACTCCGCGACACGCCCGCAGAAAGCAGGCAGCGCACTGGACCCGGGCTTGGGCTTTTGTTTTCGTCGTGGGTtgggcccaaccaacccaccaaGCAGACCAATGTGAAAACTTTTCGGCCCTCTAACTGGCCTACCAGATGCAAGCAGGCCGTAATTAGTATAACCTCtcgaggaataagttcactttaagtCCTTTAATTTGACTAGTCCGAAATTCATCCCGAACCAAAATACCATATATAACGCGTTTTTCAACTCCCAAAACCGGGGTAAACTTGGTCCTAAGATGGTTTTGATGGTGGTTTTTGGCTAACGTGGCTAGTTGCGTTAACTTGGCACTTGCAATCATAAAAGACAGTGGCGGTTTTAGAAGGGATCTacaatgaacttattccatctcTTGGCGAAGAATAGAAGAAGAATCTTGGTATTCCATTTGACTTGTTGCGTATAGATCCACCAGATTTAGAGTGAATCCCAAACGTCTAGAGCGCGACAGCAACCCCATTGATTGTCTCTAGTTAATCTCGACTGGAAAAGTTCGCTTGTGGCCATGGGACATTGGAACTTCAAACAGTGCCCGATTAGTAGAAGTAACAGACTGGGCATAAGCGAGTAGAGATGCTTTGACAGGGAGATTCTTTGGCATCCAAtggggggagagaagaagagatgaAAAGCCATCTCTGCGAGATATTCACTCACTCGTTGATCTTTCGCTGATGTGCTACGGCCATTAACCGGCATGCTAATGATCATCGATGGTTAATTactctagtaatttttttacagtGATAATAATACTGGTAATATATGTGAACTATTGAAACGGCAACAGTAGCGGTGATGTTTATAATGGGTTAATGGCAAGCTACGCGTCAATGCGTCATGCACGGCCATTCGTATTTGGAGGAATTTTCTGtccttttttttgaagaaaaataaataataagagaataaatataacaaaaaagaaatggagTGAGGaacagagaggagaggaatggAATGAGAGGGGTCAAGCCGCCATATATAGTGGAGTGGAGGGTGCAAGCCTGGAGGGAGGCAGCTTAGCTAGGCTGGTCATCCGAGACAGCAAAGCTACAAAGTAGAATCGAACACATCCAAGGTTGCCATGGCCATCTCGCTGCAGGGGaaggcgcagcagcagcaagaggagggcggcaagggcggcggcgcggtggatgaCGACGGGGACGACCAGCCGTCGGTGGCGTCAGAGCTGCGTGAGCTGTGGGGGATGGCGGCGCCGATCACGGCGCTCAACTGCGTCGTCTACCTGCGCGCGATGGTGTCCGTGCTCTGCCTCGGCCGCCTCGGCCctctcgacctcgccggcggcgcgctcgccATCGGCCTCACCAACATCACCGGCCACAGCGTCCTCTTCGGCCTCGCCTCCGGCCTCGAGCCGCTCTGCGCCCAGGCGTTCGGCTCCAAGAACTACGACCTCCTCACGCTTTCGCTCCAGCGCGCCGTCCTGCTGCTCACCCTCGCCGCGCTGCCCATCGCGCTGCTCTGGCTGCACGTCGGCCCCATCCTCGTCGCGCTCGGCCAGGACCCCaccatctccgcctccgccgccgcgtacgCCGTCTACGCGCTCCCGGACCTCGCCGCCAGCGCCGTGCTCCAGCCGCTGCGCGTCTACCTCCGCTCGCAGGGGATCACCAAGCCCATGGCCGCCTgctccgccatcgccgtcgcgctccACGTCCCGCTCAACGTGCTCCTCGTGTTCGGCCTCGGCTTCGGCGTGCGCGGCGTCGCGGCCGCGCAGGCGCTCACCAACACCAACATGGTCCTCTTCCTGCTCGCCTACATCCGCTGGTCGCGCGCCTGCGACGCCACGTGGAAGGGCTGggcgcgccccgccgccgtggcgagcggcctcgccggcctcgtccGCCTCGCCGTGCCCAGCTGCGTCGGCGTCTGCCTCGAGTGGTGGTGGTACGAGGTGGTCACCGTGCTCGCCGGCTACCTGCCggaccccgccgccgcagtcggcgccgccggcgtgctcATCCAGACCACGAGCCTCATGTACACCGTGCCCATGGCGCTCGCCGCCTGTGTCTCTACTCGGGTACGCCTCTCATCACTCACCAACTTAATTTGCACTAATCACTCTTCAGACACTGCATCccaacgggaaaaaaaaaggtactgcATCAAGATTCGTGAAAACGAAACTAAAGGCCACAACCATGGTCAGCGCTTGCCAACATCTTTATTTGGCACATtgccaccttttttttcttttattttgattCGTGCCAATCCGAATGTCAACAGCTCAGGCTGAGATTTTGCTTTGAGTTCACATCGCTGGAGTTAATTCGTCAACGGGTATAGGGTTGTTATACTTTCGAGAAAATTCAGTGAGCGAGTTTGTTATGAGCTAGTGCTGGGCAACATCATCATATAGTACTAGGCATATAGCATAATTTGCGCCGAGCTAGATGTTTTTAATCCTCCTCCTTGTTTGCTGGTGTCACTGTATCTGAGCTTATAGAATAGCTCAAGTTCAGATACAAACAAGCAAAACGACTGAATCTAtcaagatagatatatatatcttcgTGAACAGATTTGTGTCCCAATCTTGGCACAACAAGAAGATAAGTGCAACCTTAGCACAAGAAGTTTATCCTAATTTCTTCCTTCCACACACTCGTCAACCGCAAAATCATGTGGCTAAGTGTGTGTTGATGAGCTAGATACTCTAGACTGAATTTTCGATGTATAGTAGTAACAGATACCAACATTGTAGCAACAGATtcgtctctcttttttttatagcaTGGATATATAACCAAATCTTGAACATGTTCATCATCTTCCCACTGTTCCCTACACACATCAATCAACGAGCAAAGCAAGCGAGAGAAGCGAcaaaattctgaatttctgctGATTTTGTACAGAATCACCCCCTTCTTTTAAAGGCTGGTTGCCGGATACCATTTCTATCAGAGAATCGATTTTAGTAGCACTATTTACTGCATGCGAAACGGGACAAAGCTTgtgggggtttttttttttttttggtttgtttcttctttgGCCATTGGTGGTTGGTCTTGTCATTGCTCGTGCATGTCAGCACAGTGCACACGAACAGTGCTTCCTCTGGGTGCCAGTGAAGCTCACAGCTGCACAGTAGGTGTTCGGAGAAAAGACAGAATTTGCAGACCGCGATGTCGCTGTTCATCCACTGTTTGTgaattgtcaatttgtcatgCATTGTACAGTGCAGAATTGAATCAGGAGTTGCAATGTTtatctggtttagttcccaactttttcttcaaactttcaactttttttatcacattgaaactttcctacacacatgaacttttaacttttctgtcacatcgttctaatttcaattaaacttttaattttgtttgattgGTGATGATGCAGGTGGGGAATGAGCTGGGGGGAGGGAAGCCGAGGAgggcgaggatggcggcgatggtggcgctGGGGTGCGCGGTGGTGATCGGGGTGGTGCACGTGGCGTGGACGGCGGCGTTCAGCCGGGAGTGGGTGGAGCTATTcacgcgggaggcggcggtggtgaggctggcggcggcggcgatgcccaTCCTGGGGCTGTGCGAGCTGGGCAACTGCCCGCAGACCACGGGCTGCGGCGTGCTGCGCGGCACGGCGAGGCCGGCCGTCGGCGCGCGCATCAACCTGCTCTCCTTCTACCTCGTCGGCACCCCCGTCGCCGTCACCCTGGCGTTCGGCGCCCGCGTCGGCTTCGGCGGCCTCTGGTACGGCCTCCTCTCCGCGCAGGCCGCCTGCGTCGCGCtggtcctcctcgccgtcgtgtGGCGCACCGACTGGCACCTCGAGGCCCTCCGCGCCAAGAAGCTCACCGGCCTCGAgatgatcgccgccgccgccgaaggcgacgacgacgagtgcaAGCGCCTcatcgcgccgctgccgccgcccgatGGTCACgatgtcgccgtcgacgtcgtgtAGGACGACGTCGTTTACGATCGTGCACGTACGCTTTTGGTTTTGGGTACACGGCGACGCATGGCGCGGACacatgcatcgatcgatcgttgATCGTACGGACCGAATTGGCCTAGCTATATGCTGCTGATCATACACTACGCGCTGCAAGTTGGGGCGTCAGTGGCTGAagctgcgtgcgtgcgtggttGGAAAATGACAGGGGCTGAATTAGATTAAGTGGGCTAGCAATATCAGGATCAACAAGCTATATATAGCTACAAGCACTGGTGAGGTGGGTTTGTTTTGTGTGTACATGTGCGTGTTTGTGTGAGTGTTGACAAGTTGAGATCGATGGCGATGGAACATGCAACGTGTACTGCTAGATGATCAGGAGCTAGCTAGGCCTGCCTGGATGATGATCATGGAGTATGATATTGCATGCAACTGCCATTTTATTGCCTACTAGGGGGTGTCTAgattagatggggctaaaactttttagttcatgtcacatcggatgtttggacgttaatttagagtattaaatatagactaataaaaaaactaatttcataaatgagagctaatccgcaagatgattttttaagcataattaatctataattatcaaaagtttactgtagcatcacatagtcaaaatcatggtgtaattagactcaaaagattcgtctcgcaaattagtccaagcttatggaatgggttttgtaattagtgcatgtttaatactctaaattagtatccaaacattcaTTGTGATAGTGACTTGTAATAAATGCCTGGAAAACAAAAAGCCCCATGGTAGGAGCGTAGAGTAGAAAGCGATGGATCGAATTTAGGAGAACCTGGCATACAATACAATGCTGTTACGAGTACACGATCGAGTAGATGATGGATAGTGTGGGGGCCTGGggatgagagagatgagatgggatGAGATGAGAGATGTCATAGCTAGGGTAGGGACGACGATGGACGTGAGTGTGAGTgggcttttttatttttgtgggaAAGTGGCTTTTTTGCGATGGATGATGATATTCTTCCCCCTTTGGGGAGGACAGAATCCCACCACCTTCGCTTTCGCCTTTCACCGCCGGTCCGCCGCCtgtccctccccttccctcctcttCAATTCCCCTGCTTGTCTTGTCGCCGCCCTCTTGCCTTGCCTCGCTTTGCTTTCACCCCGCGAATCTTTCTTATTTTTCCCACTATATTTCTTTCACCTCCCCACCACTTTATCcatctctctccgtttcaaataagtttatttttcattatcTTACAGATATCAATacaacacaaaaaaataaaatatctctACTTTATTAAATCTCACTATAATTATTTCTTACTTTATTTACtcctaatataattattttacacttttataaacttaaatacattgattacttaaaaaaacttatttagTATAAATAAAATGAGCTAAAGAAAATATAGTAGAGGGTGTAGTTTTCAAACAAATTCAGCTCCATTTTAGTTTTGCAGACTGCAGTGCTCAGCTGCTAGAATAATTTCTATGCCAATATAAAGATATCTCCACCTCACAATATAGCAACTTTTTGATAGACGGAACATATCCCGCTAAAATAGATTATATGTCTCGTCTaattaaaagttgttatattttggaacggtaATATGTACTAGTATCAATGAGCCTGTCTGTAATGCACGTGCTCTGTGCATGTCGACGTCTTGGTTACCGGCCGATATGTTCATGCGTGCGTATGTGCTTCTCCTGTCTCTCCCTCCCTGAATTCATCATCGGCTGCGTACGTGCGTGCGAACCATGCGTATCTGTTGCACTCGTCGTTACAGGTCTACATCACTATATCCACCCTCCGTGCTTGCGTACGTACGTTTAGGCCTCCTTTAATTTGCACCCTAGGAAAAATAGAGGATTGTAATTCTATACATACCATTGGCATTTGGAACATCAAATCCTATGGACTGGTGGATTGAGTTTCTATATACACCAATTTCGTATCAGACTAaagccatgtttagttcccacataaaaattttacaccatgtcacatcgaacgtttgaatatttgcataaaatattaaatacttctttgcgagacaaatcttttaagcctaattgctccataattttctaatgtggtgctacagaaaacatttgtttatgatggattaattaggcttaattaataaattcgtctcgttgTCTGCTGTTGGATTATGCAATTAGTTCTATTAGTTCCCGAACATTCTCTATATAATAGCCGATGTGacacacgccaaaactttacaccccttgATCTAAACATCTCCTAAA from Oryza glaberrima chromosome 3, OglaRS2, whole genome shotgun sequence carries:
- the LOC127766979 gene encoding protein DETOXIFICATION 54; this encodes MAISLQGKAQQQQEEGGKGGGAVDDDGDDQPSVASELRELWGMAAPITALNCVVYLRAMVSVLCLGRLGPLDLAGGALAIGLTNITGHSVLFGLASGLEPLCAQAFGSKNYDLLTLSLQRAVLLLTLAALPIALLWLHVGPILVALGQDPTISASAAAYAVYALPDLAASAVLQPLRVYLRSQGITKPMAACSAIAVALHVPLNVLLVFGLGFGVRGVAAAQALTNTNMVLFLLAYIRWSRACDATWKGWARPAAVASGLAGLVRLAVPSCVGVCLEWWWYEVVTVLAGYLPDPAAAVGAAGVLIQTTSLMYTVPMALAACVSTRVGNELGGGKPRRARMAAMVALGCAVVIGVVHVAWTAAFSREWVELFTREAAVVRLAAAAMPILGLCELGNCPQTTGCGVLRGTARPAVGARINLLSFYLVGTPVAVTLAFGARVGFGGLWYGLLSAQAACVALVLLAVVWRTDWHLEALRAKKLTGLEMIAAAAEGDDDECKRLIAPLPPPDGHDVAVDVV